The nucleotide sequence TTTAGAACTAGATTTCTTTTTGCCCATCTCCTATTGCCATCCAATATTATTGCAATATGGTTTGGAATTACCCCATTCCTGATTTCCTTTTCAAGCTTGTTTGAATAGACTTTATAAAACCCAGCGAAATGAAGCGCCTTTTCTTTTATTCCGATAATACTTCACCGCCTTTCTTCCTTCTATATCTACGGAAGAGCAGTGAGGCAGATATCAGTATTACTGCTAGTCCAAGTAATAGTGGCGGAAGTAGAGTGAATGGACTTTCATTATGTGTCATAATTGTTGTGAACTGTAACACAATAGGATAAAGTGTTATCAAAACAACAATTCTAAGTATGTCCGTTATTGATCTTATGCTTCCTTTGAACCAACTGCTTAACAATGATCCCCCAAACATAGATCCTACACCCATCCACAAAAATGGTAACATTCCAGAAACAAAAGTACCAATCACCACTTTATCTGTGGCCAGTTTCAATATGTCTGGTTTTGCCGTAATTAGATCTGGATTAATAGCTCCTAATCCTGAGGGTATTGAAACTAGAATCAAAAGTATCCCAGTTACCATTGTAAATGTTCTGATAAATCCTGCAGGTGTAGGTTTTACCCAATGTGACCAAGCTCGATCAACATCAAAAGCCCTGATTAGAAATGCTCCGCCAAGAATGCTTACTAAAACTGCAAAAATCTCTCTGGTCATTCCAAGTACTGTGGCGATCCCTCCAATCAAAAGCAAAATTCCTGGAACTCCAAGGAAAAATTTTGAATATTTTGAATCAAAAGCAATTGCTTTCAAATATCTTCCAAAAACTGCATATGAATATTCTACACTTCTGCTAGCCCGCATGACCACTCTTCGAACTGAAACAATGGGTAATACATTTTGAATTATCGGAATGACACTTTCATCATCTTCGCCATCAGAAACAATGACTGCCCCATTTGCAGTATATTTTTCCATAACTGATTTTACTTGTAAAACTATTTTCTCATCAGCTTCTACTCCTCTGTTTTCTGTACCTGAAACAAGAATTACTTCTGCTTGATATCCTTTGCTTACTAGATCTTCATAGGTTTTTACTGCTGCAAAAATTGAATTAGAATCAGCATCTTCAGGATCTTCTAACGCAAGTCTCTGCGCAGCATCAATACATGCATTTCTACCAACAATTGGTGTGATAACCCCTGCTTTACCAATATCATCATCTCTATCAACACAAATTACTAATAATCTGTTGGTCCTACCCTCAATAGTATTTTTTTGCAGATTAGTCTCTTTTGTTGACATGATATATACAAAAATTGTATTTCCTATTAATTAATCTAATTTATACATCATCAAACCATTGTTATCAAAAAATTTGACTCAAAAAATCACACGTCTCATGGTTTTGTCTCATTAGCCTTTATTGCGTACGATTCAGATTCCTTTTTCACAGAGTCCAACTTTTGTAGTTCGTTTTGAAGATCATTAATTGAGACGTTGCTTTTGACCTTGTTTGCGATGACTATGGTCTCTGTTAGATAATCATTGTACTTTTTTAGGGCTTCACCATAATTGAGATAACTTTCACGCCATTCCTGAGGCGCTCTACTTTCTATTATCTCAGATAAGAGAGAATCTACTTGTGAGGATGATGTTTGGGCTCTTGTTATAAAATCATCAGGAGAAAGTGAACCACCAAGCATGTTACTCAACTCGTTATTAGTCTCATTTATTATAATATCGTGTCTCTCTTTGATGCTTTCTAATTCATTACGATAGTCAGAAATGAGAGGACCAGAGTTAGGGGGTTGGGGAATTAACCATAATGAAAAACTGGCAGCAGTGATTATGCCAAGTATTATTGCAGTAAGAATTATGCCTTTTTTTGTTGCCACCCCATCCGTCATGCGATGGCGGTTAAAAGCATAACTGACTCTAACGTAATTTTACATCTCATTAGGCACAAATTTGCTAATTTATGAAAGTTGGATCATTTACTCATTAGAAATAACAAAAAATTCTACAATTTTATAGAATTTCTATATATCTCAACTAATAAACAAATTGTAAAAATTCATGAGCCTCTAGCGTATAGTGAAATAATTTTTACATCGTCTTCCTAAATACAACTTCATTCGTAAACATGTGAAATGACTACAGCATACTGCGTAAAATGCAGGAAGAAAGTCGAGATAGCTGGTCCAAAGGAAGTTAAGCTAAAAAACGGTCGACCTGCAGTAAAGGGCACATGCCCAAAATGTGGCACTAACGTTTTTCGAATAGGAAAGCCTTAGGGACCATTTTCTTCTTTTTTAAACTAAATCAATATAGGTAGCCGTCAGTGAGTTCTGTTATTGGCAAAAGGCGAATATGAAAAACTATTAAAAAAAATTCAGGATAAGATTTCTGAAAATAAAAAAGATACTGGTTCTAGGTTTGAACTCCCAGCAGTTGACATAATGTGGCAAGGTAACAGAACATTTTTCAGAAACTTTGCTGACTTTCCAAAACTTCTAAGAAGGGATCCTGAAAAAGTTCTCCAATATCTTTCAAAAGAGTTTGCATCACCAGTTCAAGTGGCTGGTGATAAAGCAGTATTTGTAGGAAAAAAAGACCCCCATGATTTTACTATGCTTTTGACAAGATACGTAAAAGAATATTTGGAATGTCCGACCTGCAAAAGTCCTGATACTAGAGTAGAAAAATCAAACAGGCTCACTTTCCTAGTTTGTGAAGCATGTGGTGCAAAATCCTCACTTAAGGGTCCATACGCGTAATGGCGTTTGCAGTACGAACAGTTATTTATCAACAAAAAAGGATGCTGAATATTTGTGATGCAGATCTAGTTGGAAGAACTCTCACAAAATCAGATTTAACATTAAACATTAGCAGAAGTTATTTTGCAGAACGAATTGTTGGGAAGGAGGAAGCAGAAGAACTTTTGAAAACATGTTCAATAATAAACATGGTAGGAAAAGAAACCATTTCTTTATCTACCAAAATTGGAATAGGATCTTCAAAAGGCGTAAAAGAAATTGAGGACGTTCCATTTCTTTTAGTTTTTAAATTTTGACAAAACACCACAATTATATACGTTCGAGAGGAACATTTTTTGATCATAGTGGGAAAACGTAAAGTTCTAAACGAAAGTGAGCTTAAAGAAATGAAATTACCAGAAGAATATGAACTTCTTGGTAGAGTTATCAAACTTTTAGGTAGTGATCATGTTTTGGTTAAATGTACAGATGACAAAACACGAATGGGTAGAATTCGTGGAAAACTAAAAAGAAAAATCTGGATACGTGATAATGATGTTGTTACAATTGCTCCATGGGATTTCAAATCAGATGAGAAAGGTGATATTACTTGGAGGTATACTCTGTCCCAAGTTGACTGGTTGAAAAATAACGGTCATTTGCCAAAAGATTTCTAACATATCCGTAACTAATTTTACACAGTAAATTCAATTCATGATGTTGTCAGACGAACTTGAGAAGAAACTAGCAGAACGGATTGATCTTAAAGTTCTTGCAAATGAAAGGAGAAGTAAATCACACAAAGGTGTATTTGATAGAAATAAAGTTGTAGATGATGTTCTAGACAAAACCACAATAATGATCTTATCAAAGATGATAAATTCTGGAATTATATCATATGTTAACGGAACAATTGGTTCTGGTAAAGAATCCAAGGTGTATTGGGCAGTGGATCCTTCTGGAAAAGATATTGCCCTGAAGATATATCTTGTAACTGCTACTAATTTTAAAAAAAGACTCCCATATCTTATAGGGGATCCGAGATTCTCAAGTATTAAAAAAGGAACCAGAAATATGGTGGAACTTTGGGCCAAAAAGGAATTTCGAAATTTGAATCAATGCGTCAAGGCTGGTATTCCAGCAGTCAAACCTGTTAGCCTGATAAAAAATGTATTAGCTTTAGAATTCGTAGGAAAAGGAGGAGTGCCTGCATCTACTTTGGTAGAAACTGAAGTCACTTATGATGACTATAAGCAATCAATTTCAATTATTTCAGATCTTTATACCAAGGCTAAACTAGTGCATGCTGACTTCTCTGAATATAATGTCTTTAAAACTGAGAAAGGTTTGATTGTACTTGATTTTGGTTCCTCAGTTGATATAAGACATCAAAATGCAAAAGAATTCCTTGAAAGAGATATTAAAAATATAACTAATTTCTTTGTTAAAAGAGGTTTGACAGTAGAGAATCCATCCGATATACTTGCGAGGATAATGAATTGAGTTTTGAAAAAATTATTCTTATTCCACTTGATAGAATTGGTGCATTAATTGGTAAGTCAGGAAAAGTAAAATTAAAAATAGAAAAAATATGTTCAGTTACAATTGATATAGATAGCAAAACAGGCGAAGTAACTATTAGAGGAACAGGAAAAATTGAAGATATGCTTCCTTTCAAAGCTGAAGAAGTTGTTATGGCAATAGGTCGTGGATTTTCTCCTGAAAAAGCAATGCGACTTTTACAGGGTGAAAATGCATTACATGTTATTGACTTAAGAGAATTTGGAGGTAAATCTTCTTCTCAGATTGAAAGGATAAAAGCAAGAATAATTGGAGAGGGTGGTAGAGTTAGACAAAATATGGAACAACTTAGCGGTGCTAGTATCTCAGTTTATGGACGTACAGTGGCAATAATTGGAGAAGGAAATCACCTAAGAACAGCAGTAGATGCCATTACCACACTTTCAAATGGAAGTACACATGGAAAAGTTTACAATGACTTACAGGAAGCAAGACGCAGAGAAAAACTAGAAAGATTACAGCTATGGGAGAACGGAAATGTCTTTGACTAAGGAAACCTTTAGCCAGATCTCACCAAGTGAGTTTTTTTATAGGAATAGAGATCTTGCAGGTTTTAGTAATCCTACAAGATCACTATATACATCAGTTAGAGAATTTGTTGAAAATGCATTAGATGCATGTGATCAAAAGAAAATTTTACCAGATATTCATCTATCAATTAAAGCAGTAGATCCTGAACAACCTGATCCAAAACCATACATACTTTCAGTAAAAGACAATGGTCCTGGTATAGAACCAAAACATGTACCGCTCGCATTTGGAACTGTTCTTTATGGCTCAAAATTCGGATTAAAACAAGCCAGAGGTATGTTTGGACTTGGAGCAACAATGGCTATACTGTATGGTCAGATTACAACAAACAAGCCAGTTATTGTAAAAAGTTGCGCCGATGGAAAAACACAAGATGAATTTGTAATGTTACTTGATATACAAAAAAATAAACCAGTTATACAAAAACATAACACGAAAGAAGCTTCAAAAACTGGGCTTTCAGTTAGCATTATTCTAGAGGGAGACTATTCAAAGGCAGGAACTAAGATTAGAGATTATGTGTCGCAAACATCCCTGATCACACCATATGCTTCTATAACATTTGAAGATCCTTCCGGAGAAAAATCTCATTTTCCTAGAATTGTAAAAGAAATGCCGCCCCCGCCTACCATCATAAAACCACATCCACATGGCATTGATGTAGAGACAATTAGAAGAATGATAGTAGACACTCATTATCAAATACCTATTGTTGATAATAATATGATTACAAAAGTTCGAAGTGAACTTGGATTGCAGAAAAAAAATCTTAATTCAAAAGGTATTATGGAGCGAGCACAAAAAAAATGGTCAGGTCTTTCTAGACCTGTAAGAACAGTTGTTGCAATGATGTCATTTCTCAATTTAGATTTTGATGGATTGAGCAAAATTCGTATAGACGATCTTGATGTTGCAAATAAAAAACTCACATATTGGAATTTTGGTGAATCTAAATCACATCTAGTTGAATTAGATTCAGAGAGTCCATATTACAAACAACTAGCAAATACTGTACAGGGAGATACTTTACATACCTTTTTAACAAAAAGATTCCAACGAGTTGGACCAACCACGGCAGATAAATTTTGTGAATTTGCCAAATTTAAGTCTGAAAAAAGAATTGGCAGTATGACCAATGATGAACTTGTTAAACTTGCTGACGCACTTCAAAAATTTGAAGAATTTTTATCTCCGGATCCAAGTTGTCTTGCACCGCTTGGAGAAGAGCCATTATCAAAAGGAATAATGAAATTTTTTAATCCGGAATTTGCATCTGTTATTCAGAGAAGTGCTTCTGCTTACTCTGGATTTCCATTTGTAGTTGAGATGGGAGTTGCATATGGTGGAGATATTCCTGCGGCGGGACTTAAGGTGTATCGCTTTGCCAACCGTATTCCACTTCTTTATGATGAAGGAAGTGACGTTGTTCTTAAGATTGTAAATGAAATGGATTGGAGTCGTTATAAGATTAAGGGAGATCCTCCTCTTGTTATTGTTTCACATATATGTTCTACTAGAATTCCATATAAAACGGTGGGAAAGGAAAATGTTGCAGACAGACCTGAAATAGAACGCGAACTTAAAAATGCATTACAGTATTTGGCAAGAAAATTGGCAGTACATATGTCAAGGCAAGGAATGGCAGACATGGCAAAAAAAAGAGCCAACCTATATTCAAAATACATCCCACTTATTGCACAATTTGCAACGGAGCTTTCTGCAAACAAAAAAGAACCAAATTATAAACAACTAATAAAGAAGGGAAGTGAACTTGAAGAACAACAAATCTAAAACAGCTAAAACTGCGGAAGCAAGAAAAGAAAAATTACTTTCAACCCTAAAAAATCAAGGTCTTACAATTTATAATGATTTGGAGAATGGTAAATTTCCACAATTTTCAATTCCGAGCAGATCTGTTAGCAATATAGTATATGATAAGAAATTAAGACAATACATTCTTGGTAATTCTAGTGCTGTTCGAAGCGCAAGAAATATGTCACAACTTCGTTCATATACACAACTTTCATGGCTTTCATTTTTTGTAAACAGACTAGTAAAAGAAGGAAAATCCTCAACCTTGAGAGATATTTATTATTCATCACAAGCTTTTGAAATTGATTTTGAAGATCAACCAGAATCTGATAATATAATAGTTGATCTTGAGGCCTTACTTTCATTTCCTCGAGAAGACTTTCATATTTTTCCTGAAGAACGAAGCAGTGTTTTTGGGGATCTTACAATAGAATATACTGTACCTGGATATGAAGGAAGGAAAGTTAATCTCTCTGATCATCCTGATGGATATCTGATAGGACCAAGCCTTAGTAGTGCAGAATTGATAGATACAAGTGCTGAACTTGTGATTGCGATAGAGAAAGGTGGTCTTTTCACAAGATTTGTTGAAGAAAAAGTTCACAAAAAATTCAAAGCAATAATAGTTGATACTGCAGGTCAAGCACCACGTTCCACCAGAGCTCTTCTGAAAAGACTTAACACAGAACTGGGATTACCAGTTGTTATCTTAGCAGACGGCGATGTATATGGTGAACACATTGCTATGGTCATAAAATCTGG is from Nitrosopumilaceae archaeon and encodes:
- a CDS encoding DUF373 family protein, yielding MSTKETNLQKNTIEGRTNRLLVICVDRDDDIGKAGVITPIVGRNACIDAAQRLALEDPEDADSNSIFAAVKTYEDLVSKGYQAEVILVSGTENRGVEADEKIVLQVKSVMEKYTANGAVIVSDGEDDESVIPIIQNVLPIVSVRRVVMRASRSVEYSYAVFGRYLKAIAFDSKYSKFFLGVPGILLLIGGIATVLGMTREIFAVLVSILGGAFLIRAFDVDRAWSHWVKPTPAGFIRTFTMVTGILLILVSIPSGLGAINPDLITAKPDILKLATDKVVIGTFVSGMLPFLWMGVGSMFGGSLLSSWFKGSIRSITDILRIVVLITLYPIVLQFTTIMTHNESPFTLLPPLLLGLAVILISASLLFRRYRRKKGGEVLSE
- a CDS encoding DNA topoisomerase IV subunit A, encoding MKNNKSKTAKTAEARKEKLLSTLKNQGLTIYNDLENGKFPQFSIPSRSVSNIVYDKKLRQYILGNSSAVRSARNMSQLRSYTQLSWLSFFVNRLVKEGKSSTLRDIYYSSQAFEIDFEDQPESDNIIVDLEALLSFPREDFHIFPEERSSVFGDLTIEYTVPGYEGRKVNLSDHPDGYLIGPSLSSAELIDTSAELVIAIEKGGLFTRFVEEKVHKKFKAIIVDTAGQAPRSTRALLKRLNTELGLPVVILADGDVYGEHIAMVIKSGSANAAHLRELTVPDAKWLGVWATDIEKYKLPTIPMTESDIKRIYDLQKDPRYQEGNWKTQLEVFLKLKRKAELEAFSKYGLTNITDKYLPEKLELSKSL
- the eif1A gene encoding translation initiation factor eIF-1A yields the protein MGKRKVLNESELKEMKLPEEYELLGRVIKLLGSDHVLVKCTDDKTRMGRIRGKLKRKIWIRDNDVVTIAPWDFKSDEKGDITWRYTLSQVDWLKNNGHLPKDF
- a CDS encoding DUF5679 domain-containing protein, whose amino-acid sequence is MTTAYCVKCRKKVEIAGPKEVKLKNGRPAVKGTCPKCGTNVFRIGKP
- a CDS encoding DUF424 domain-containing protein — encoded protein: MAFAVRTVIYQQKRMLNICDADLVGRTLTKSDLTLNISRSYFAERIVGKEEAEELLKTCSIINMVGKETISLSTKIGIGSSKGVKEIEDVPFLLVFKF
- a CDS encoding DNA topoisomerase VI subunit B, which codes for MSLTKETFSQISPSEFFYRNRDLAGFSNPTRSLYTSVREFVENALDACDQKKILPDIHLSIKAVDPEQPDPKPYILSVKDNGPGIEPKHVPLAFGTVLYGSKFGLKQARGMFGLGATMAILYGQITTNKPVIVKSCADGKTQDEFVMLLDIQKNKPVIQKHNTKEASKTGLSVSIILEGDYSKAGTKIRDYVSQTSLITPYASITFEDPSGEKSHFPRIVKEMPPPPTIIKPHPHGIDVETIRRMIVDTHYQIPIVDNNMITKVRSELGLQKKNLNSKGIMERAQKKWSGLSRPVRTVVAMMSFLNLDFDGLSKIRIDDLDVANKKLTYWNFGESKSHLVELDSESPYYKQLANTVQGDTLHTFLTKRFQRVGPTTADKFCEFAKFKSEKRIGSMTNDELVKLADALQKFEEFLSPDPSCLAPLGEEPLSKGIMKFFNPEFASVIQRSASAYSGFPFVVEMGVAYGGDIPAAGLKVYRFANRIPLLYDEGSDVVLKIVNEMDWSRYKIKGDPPLVIVSHICSTRIPYKTVGKENVADRPEIERELKNALQYLARKLAVHMSRQGMADMAKKRANLYSKYIPLIAQFATELSANKKEPNYKQLIKKGSELEEQQI
- a CDS encoding KH domain-containing protein; its protein translation is MSFEKIILIPLDRIGALIGKSGKVKLKIEKICSVTIDIDSKTGEVTIRGTGKIEDMLPFKAEEVVMAIGRGFSPEKAMRLLQGENALHVIDLREFGGKSSSQIERIKARIIGEGGRVRQNMEQLSGASISVYGRTVAIIGEGNHLRTAVDAITTLSNGSTHGKVYNDLQEARRREKLERLQLWENGNVFD
- a CDS encoding translation initiation factor IF-2 subunit beta codes for the protein MAKGEYEKLLKKIQDKISENKKDTGSRFELPAVDIMWQGNRTFFRNFADFPKLLRRDPEKVLQYLSKEFASPVQVAGDKAVFVGKKDPHDFTMLLTRYVKEYLECPTCKSPDTRVEKSNRLTFLVCEACGAKSSLKGPYA
- a CDS encoding serine protein kinase RIO encodes the protein MMLSDELEKKLAERIDLKVLANERRSKSHKGVFDRNKVVDDVLDKTTIMILSKMINSGIISYVNGTIGSGKESKVYWAVDPSGKDIALKIYLVTATNFKKRLPYLIGDPRFSSIKKGTRNMVELWAKKEFRNLNQCVKAGIPAVKPVSLIKNVLALEFVGKGGVPASTLVETEVTYDDYKQSISIISDLYTKAKLVHADFSEYNVFKTEKGLIVLDFGSSVDIRHQNAKEFLERDIKNITNFFVKRGLTVENPSDILARIMN